From one Desulfovibrio sp. JC022 genomic stretch:
- a CDS encoding tetratricopeptide repeat protein, whose product MLVPGCAQFAGPYYLNHGEFEDGIRVFSEEFGEDPEDAAAAYYLGRYYLALEEPEKASELLQKAAKLDPDNSDYRFWVGVACWALDDFDEEQANYKQALSIDEDNISANLYLAHSYLDEGRLDQALSLYDKVILKDKYNPQALYNRAEILTRQGAREQAVKQWKKFLEYYPDGSLAVYGTAQLNILGDFLTEILFWESVMLL is encoded by the coding sequence ATGCTTGTACCAGGGTGTGCTCAATTCGCCGGGCCATACTATCTAAATCATGGTGAGTTTGAGGACGGAATCAGGGTTTTTAGCGAAGAATTCGGTGAAGACCCCGAAGATGCTGCCGCTGCATATTATTTGGGACGCTATTATCTTGCTCTTGAGGAACCTGAAAAGGCTTCCGAGCTGTTGCAGAAAGCCGCAAAACTTGATCCAGATAATTCTGATTACCGTTTCTGGGTCGGTGTAGCCTGTTGGGCCTTGGATGATTTTGATGAGGAGCAGGCAAATTACAAGCAGGCTCTTTCTATAGATGAGGATAATATCTCAGCGAATCTTTATCTGGCCCATAGTTATCTTGATGAAGGTAGACTTGATCAGGCACTTAGTCTCTATGATAAAGTTATCCTGAAGGATAAATATAATCCACAGGCATTGTATAACCGGGCTGAAATCCTAACCAGACAGGGCGCAAGGGAACAGGCTGTAAAGCAATGGAAAAAATTTTTGGAATATTATCCAGATGGAAGTCTTGCTGTATATGGAACCGCGCAACTGAATATTCTTGGTGATTTTCTTACCGAAATTTTATTCTGGGAAAGCGTAATGTTACTTTAA